A DNA window from Altererythrobacter sp. B11 contains the following coding sequences:
- a CDS encoding PH domain-containing protein yields the protein MDEDALTPLHRDYVKVLRIGWLLVTLPFVIAAGVLETVGLLPPGGFLLPVLVLAALVLIRVPLRRYQARGYQLGEDRLRVVRGLLFRSDTVVPFSRVQHIDLNRGPIERLYGLATLVLHTAGNHNASVSLPGLAEADAAAMREQIRAHIRRDTM from the coding sequence ATGGACGAGGATGCGCTCACCCCGTTGCACCGCGATTATGTGAAGGTTCTGCGGATCGGCTGGCTGCTGGTTACGCTGCCCTTCGTGATCGCGGCCGGCGTGCTGGAGACGGTGGGCCTGCTGCCCCCCGGCGGCTTCCTGCTGCCCGTTCTGGTGCTTGCCGCCCTTGTGCTGATCCGGGTGCCGCTGCGCCGTTACCAGGCGCGGGGCTATCAGCTGGGGGAGGACCGGTTGCGCGTGGTGCGCGGCCTGTTGTTCCGGTCCGATACCGTGGTGCCCTTCAGCCGCGTGCAGCATATCGACCTCAACCGCGGCCCGATCGAGCGGCTTTACGGCCTTGCTACACTGGTGCTGCACACCGCCGGCAATCATAATGCGTCGGTCTCGCTCCCCGGCCTTGCGGAAGCGGACGCGGCGGCGATGCGGGAGCAGATTCGCGCCCACATCCGCCGCGATACGATGTGA
- the gpmA gene encoding 2,3-diphosphoglycerate-dependent phosphoglycerate mutase: MPSLILVRHGQSQWNLENRFTGWWDVDLTEKGVGEATAAGELLAQKNLLPTRAFTSLQLRAIKTLHLALEACGRLWIPEIKDWRLNERHYGGLTGLDKAETAAKHGEEQVHVWRRSFDVPPPPLEAGSAFDLAGDPRYAGLAVPDTESLKLTIERVLPYWQSDILPVLASGETVIISAHGNSLRALVKHLSRISDEDITGLEIPTGQPIVYEFDGDMKPGERHYLKDR; this comes from the coding sequence GTGCCCAGCCTGATCCTCGTCCGCCACGGCCAGAGCCAGTGGAATCTGGAAAACCGCTTCACCGGCTGGTGGGATGTGGACCTGACCGAAAAGGGCGTCGGCGAAGCGACTGCCGCCGGCGAACTGCTGGCGCAGAAGAACCTGCTGCCCACGCGCGCCTTCACCTCGCTGCAATTGCGGGCGATCAAGACGCTGCATCTGGCGCTGGAGGCCTGCGGCCGCCTGTGGATCCCCGAGATAAAGGACTGGCGGCTCAACGAACGGCATTACGGCGGCCTCACCGGGCTGGACAAGGCCGAGACCGCGGCGAAGCATGGCGAGGAGCAGGTGCATGTCTGGCGCCGCAGCTTCGATGTGCCGCCGCCCCCGCTGGAAGCGGGCAGCGCCTTCGATCTTGCCGGCGATCCGCGTTATGCCGGGCTGGCGGTCCCCGACACCGAAAGCCTGAAGCTCACCATAGAGCGGGTGCTGCCTTATTGGCAGAGCGACATCCTGCCCGTGCTGGCGAGCGGCGAGACGGTGATCATCTCTGCCCATGGCAATTCGCTGCGCGCGCTGGTGAAGCACCTTTCCCGCATATCGGACGAGGACATTACCGGGCTGGAAATCCCCACCGGGCAGCCGATCGTCTATGAGTTCGACGGCGACATGAAGCCGGGCGAGCGGCACTATCTGAAGGATCGGTGA
- the purE gene encoding 5-(carboxyamino)imidazole ribonucleotide mutase, translating into MKASAAPVAIVMGSQSDWPTMKRAAEVLEELGVGHEARIVSAHRTPDRMVAFGKGAADEGFRVIVAGAGGAAHLPGMLAALTHLPVLGVPVQSRTLSGLDSLLSIVQMPAGVPTGTLAIGEAGATNAGLLAAAILALSDEALAERLKAWRAARSDAVALAPSEA; encoded by the coding sequence ATGAAGGCTTCCGCCGCACCCGTCGCCATCGTGATGGGCAGCCAGTCCGACTGGCCGACGATGAAGCGCGCCGCCGAAGTTCTGGAAGAGCTGGGCGTGGGGCATGAGGCGCGGATCGTGTCCGCCCATCGCACGCCGGATCGCATGGTGGCCTTCGGCAAGGGCGCGGCAGACGAAGGCTTCCGCGTAATCGTGGCGGGCGCCGGCGGCGCGGCGCATCTGCCGGGCATGCTGGCGGCGCTGACCCACCTGCCCGTGCTGGGCGTGCCGGTGCAGAGCCGCACGCTTTCGGGCCTCGACAGCCTGCTGTCCATTGTCCAGATGCCCGCCGGCGTGCCGACGGGGACGCTGGCGATCGGCGAAGCGGGCGCGACCAATGCCGGCCTGCTGGCGGCCGCGATCCTGGCCCTGTCGGACGAGGCGCTGGCGGAGCGGCTGAAGGCCTGGCGCGCAGCCCGCAGCGATGCCGTTGCCCTGGCGCCTTCGGAGGCATGA
- a CDS encoding 5-(carboxyamino)imidazole ribonucleotide synthase: protein MIPTGATIGILGGGQLGRMIAMAAAQLGYRCHVFAPEKDSVAAEVSADFTCASWHDQAALSGFAQDCAVITYEFENVPVAPLAAIPDGRLISGRRALEVAQDRLAEKRFVAELGGRPAPYAAVDGGAADGEAELREAVERVGLPGILKTRRDGYDGKGQWRVASLREIDGLRIPRSGLVFEGLVRFEAEFSVILARRADGVIAFWDSAQNVHQGGILARSFLPPSQAVLDQVDEARALSRKVADALGYVGVMALEFFATADGPVFNEMAPRVHNSGHWTIEGAVTSQFENHVRAICGLPLGDTSTVGGQVEMRNLIGDEAADVAGLLGDPQAHLHLYGKAEARPGRKMGHVTRIG from the coding sequence ATGATCCCTACCGGCGCGACGATCGGCATTCTCGGCGGCGGCCAGCTCGGCCGGATGATCGCCATGGCGGCCGCGCAACTCGGCTATCGCTGCCATGTCTTCGCGCCCGAGAAGGACAGCGTCGCTGCAGAGGTGAGCGCGGATTTCACCTGCGCATCCTGGCACGATCAGGCAGCGCTTTCCGGCTTCGCGCAGGATTGCGCCGTCATCACCTATGAGTTCGAGAATGTGCCGGTCGCCCCGCTGGCGGCGATCCCCGATGGGCGGCTGATTTCCGGGCGCCGCGCGCTGGAAGTGGCGCAGGACCGGCTGGCGGAGAAACGCTTCGTGGCCGAACTCGGCGGCCGCCCCGCGCCCTATGCGGCGGTGGACGGCGGCGCTGCGGATGGCGAGGCGGAGCTGCGCGAGGCCGTGGAACGGGTGGGCCTGCCGGGCATCCTCAAGACCCGCCGCGACGGCTATGACGGCAAGGGCCAGTGGCGCGTCGCCAGCCTGCGCGAGATCGACGGGCTGCGTATCCCCCGCTCCGGGCTGGTCTTCGAAGGGCTGGTGCGATTCGAGGCGGAGTTCTCCGTCATCCTCGCCCGCCGGGCCGATGGCGTGATCGCGTTCTGGGACAGCGCGCAGAATGTGCATCAGGGCGGCATTCTCGCCCGCTCCTTCCTGCCCCCGTCGCAGGCGGTGCTCGATCAGGTGGACGAGGCCCGCGCCCTTTCGCGCAAGGTGGCCGATGCGCTGGGTTACGTGGGTGTGATGGCGCTGGAATTCTTCGCCACGGCGGACGGTCCCGTGTTCAACGAGATGGCGCCGCGCGTGCACAATTCGGGCCACTGGACGATCGAAGGCGCGGTGACGAGCCAGTTCGAAAACCATGTGCGCGCGATCTGCGGCCTGCCGCTGGGCGACACGTCCACGGTGGGCGGGCAGGTGGAAATGCGCAATCTGATCGGGGATGAAGCCGCCGACGTGGCGGGGCTGCTGGGCGATCCGCAGGCGCATCTCCATCTCTATGGCAAGGCCGAAGCGCGCCCCGGGCGCAAGATGGGCCATGTGACCAGGATCGGGTAA
- a CDS encoding dihydrofolate reductase, with protein MTREVIFVVARALDGTIAQDGDVPWKIRADLQRFKRLTMGKPMIMGRKTFDSLPGLLPGRRHIVLTRQQGWSAPGAEVAHDAQQALELAGAGDVAVIGGADIFDLFLPLATRLEITEIFENTAGDVFMATPDPKLWRETGREKHHAEKGDPAYAFVTLVRS; from the coding sequence ATGACGCGGGAAGTGATCTTCGTGGTGGCACGCGCGCTGGATGGCACCATCGCGCAGGATGGCGACGTGCCGTGGAAGATCCGCGCCGATCTGCAGCGGTTCAAGCGGCTGACCATGGGCAAGCCGATGATCATGGGGCGCAAGACCTTCGACAGCCTGCCCGGCCTGCTGCCCGGCCGCCGGCATATCGTGCTGACGCGCCAGCAGGGCTGGAGCGCGCCGGGCGCGGAAGTGGCGCATGATGCACAGCAGGCGCTGGAATTGGCCGGCGCCGGCGATGTCGCCGTGATCGGAGGGGCGGATATCTTCGACCTGTTCCTGCCGCTGGCCACGCGGCTGGAAATCACCGAAATCTTCGAAAACACCGCGGGCGACGTCTTCATGGCGACCCCCGATCCGAAGCTGTGGCGCGAAACCGGGCGGGAGAAGCACCACGCCGAAAAAGGCGATCCCGCCTATGCGTTTGTAACGCTGGTGCGCAGCTGA
- a CDS encoding bifunctional riboflavin kinase/FAD synthetase translates to MIRLDHGAPVPAELRGAILALGNFDGFHLGHQRVVAEAVGWARGEGRRTIVATFDPHPVRHFAPHIPPFRLTTLDQRQELFAAAGADAMMVFHFDGTLAKTPAESFVTRLLGEQMGVAGVVTGEDFTFGKDRGGNVELLASVGRRCGIAARAVGPVRAGGMTVSSSRIRDALKAGDCEGAGALLTRPFAVRAVVQHGDKRGRTIGFPTANMNLGQYLRPRYGIYAVTGRIMDTGQTLKGAANVGIRPQFAPPQELLEPHFFDYSGDLYGRELEVAFHHFLRPEAKYDSLDALIAQMTADCEQARRLLG, encoded by the coding sequence ATGATCCGGCTGGACCACGGCGCCCCCGTTCCGGCGGAACTGCGCGGCGCGATCCTGGCGCTGGGCAATTTCGACGGCTTTCACCTCGGCCATCAGCGCGTGGTCGCCGAGGCGGTGGGCTGGGCGCGGGGCGAAGGACGCAGGACCATCGTGGCCACCTTCGATCCGCATCCGGTGCGCCATTTCGCGCCGCATATTCCGCCCTTCCGCCTCACCACGCTGGACCAGCGGCAGGAACTGTTCGCCGCCGCCGGCGCCGATGCGATGATGGTGTTCCATTTCGACGGGACGCTGGCGAAAACGCCTGCCGAAAGCTTCGTGACGCGCCTGCTGGGGGAACAGATGGGCGTGGCCGGGGTGGTGACGGGGGAGGATTTCACCTTCGGCAAGGATCGTGGCGGCAATGTGGAGCTGCTCGCCTCGGTCGGGCGGCGCTGCGGCATCGCCGCCCGCGCAGTCGGCCCGGTGCGGGCGGGGGGGATGACCGTGTCCTCCAGCCGAATCCGCGATGCGCTGAAGGCAGGCGATTGCGAAGGCGCGGGCGCGCTGCTGACGCGGCCTTTCGCGGTGCGCGCCGTGGTCCAGCATGGGGACAAGCGCGGGCGGACCATCGGCTTCCCCACGGCGAATATGAACCTGGGGCAGTATCTGCGCCCGCGATACGGCATCTATGCCGTTACCGGGCGGATCATGGATACGGGGCAGACGCTGAAGGGCGCCGCCAATGTGGGCATCCGCCCGCAATTCGCCCCGCCGCAGGAACTGCTTGAGCCGCATTTCTTCGACTACTCGGGCGATCTCTACGGGCGGGAGCTGGAGGTGGCCTTCCACCACTTCCTGCGCCCCGAAGCCAAGTATGACAGCCTGGACGCGCTGATCGCGCAGATGACGGCGGATTGCGAACAGGCCCGGCGGCTGCTGGGCTGA
- the ileS gene encoding isoleucine--tRNA ligase, translated as MTEQRDYRDTVFLPKTDFPMKAGLPQKEPGILARWEDDGLYAAVRRSREGREKFILHDGPPYANGDMHIGHALNHVLKDMVVRTQTLLGKDAPYVPGWDCHGLPIEWKVEEQYRKKKLDKDQVDPTEFRAECRAYAQHWVDVQREQLKRLGGLGDWDNPYLTMQFDSEATIVRELLKFAESGQLYRGAKPVMWSPVEKTALAEAEVEYEDITSTQIDVAFEIVESPIAELVGAHAVIWTTTPWTIPVNQALAYGPEVEYHHYRAHDGRRFLVAAPLLASFFLRTGLGPVAEDIEGDLAIEEYALGTIKGSDLAGTKARHPMHHLGGFFAEPRPMLPGDFVTTDSGTGLVHMAPDHGEDDFELCKAHGIAPKFVVEADGRYREDWGWLPRSDPRSMSVINPKFNAPDGPICEDLKEAGALLAASADYRHSYPHSWRSKAKVIFRCTPQWFVPMDKPGIAEHLETPAEQGWDNEGGAIGPEATLRSLAMEAIEQTRFVPEKGRNRIGSMVEGRPDWVLSRQRAWGVPITLFVNRKTGEYLVDKALNARIVESVRAQGVDAWSDEAATLLQEYGHDPDAYERVTDILDVWFDSGSTHAFVLESGRWPALQWPADLYLEGSDQHRGWFQSSLLESCGTRGRAPYKAVLTHGFTMDARGEKMSKSKGNTVNPLEVMRDYGADIIRLWALSVDYTEDHRIGPEILKGVADQYRKLRNSFRYMLGALDGFTDSERVAPADMPELERYMLALLGGLDAELRRAVDDFDFNAYTRRLVDFCNEDLSAFFFDIRKDRLYCDAPGDPARRAYRTVLDTLFHALVRYAAPALVFTAEEVWGTRYPDGGSVHLLEWPEVPAAEADLARWDRLRALREEVMEAIEPLRREKLVRSGLEAEITVPAEAVPEGVTDEELAGLFISGTVSREEGTAIRVSRSDDNKCGRCWRLLPEVTEDGALCHRCTAVVAELDSAA; from the coding sequence ATGACCGAACAGCGCGACTATAGAGATACCGTCTTCCTGCCGAAGACCGATTTCCCGATGAAGGCCGGCCTTCCCCAGAAGGAGCCGGGGATTCTCGCGCGCTGGGAGGATGACGGCCTCTATGCCGCGGTGCGCCGCAGCCGCGAAGGCCGCGAGAAGTTCATCCTCCACGACGGCCCGCCCTATGCCAATGGCGACATGCATATCGGCCACGCGCTGAACCATGTGCTGAAGGACATGGTAGTGCGCACCCAGACGCTGCTGGGTAAGGACGCGCCCTATGTGCCCGGCTGGGACTGCCACGGCCTGCCCATCGAATGGAAGGTGGAGGAGCAGTACCGCAAGAAGAAGCTGGACAAGGATCAGGTCGATCCCACGGAATTCCGCGCCGAATGCCGCGCCTATGCGCAGCATTGGGTGGATGTTCAGCGCGAGCAGCTGAAGCGGCTGGGCGGGCTGGGCGATTGGGACAATCCCTATCTGACCATGCAGTTCGACAGCGAAGCGACAATCGTGCGCGAGCTGCTGAAATTCGCCGAAAGCGGCCAGCTCTATCGCGGTGCCAAGCCGGTGATGTGGAGCCCGGTTGAAAAGACCGCCCTCGCCGAGGCGGAGGTGGAGTATGAGGACATCACCTCCACCCAGATCGACGTTGCGTTCGAGATCGTCGAATCGCCGATCGCGGAACTGGTCGGCGCCCATGCGGTGATCTGGACCACGACGCCGTGGACGATCCCGGTGAACCAGGCTTTGGCCTATGGGCCGGAGGTCGAGTATCACCACTATCGGGCCCATGACGGCCGCCGCTTCCTCGTGGCGGCGCCCTTGCTGGCTTCGTTCTTCCTGCGCACCGGCCTTGGGCCCGTGGCGGAGGACATCGAGGGCGATCTCGCGATAGAGGAATACGCTCTCGGGACGATAAAAGGCTCTGACCTGGCCGGCACCAAGGCCCGCCACCCGATGCACCATCTCGGCGGATTCTTTGCCGAGCCGCGGCCGATGCTGCCGGGCGATTTCGTCACCACGGACAGCGGCACGGGCCTCGTCCATATGGCGCCGGACCATGGCGAGGACGATTTCGAGCTGTGCAAAGCCCATGGAATCGCGCCGAAATTCGTGGTCGAGGCCGATGGTCGCTATCGCGAGGACTGGGGCTGGCTGCCGCGCAGCGACCCGCGTTCGATGAGCGTCATCAATCCGAAGTTCAACGCGCCTGACGGGCCGATCTGCGAAGACCTGAAGGAAGCTGGAGCTTTGCTGGCGGCGAGTGCCGATTACCGGCACAGCTATCCGCACAGCTGGCGGTCCAAGGCCAAGGTGATCTTCCGCTGCACGCCGCAGTGGTTCGTGCCGATGGACAAGCCCGGCATCGCCGAACACCTTGAAACGCCTGCAGAACAGGGCTGGGACAATGAAGGCGGCGCGATCGGGCCGGAGGCCACGCTGCGCAGCCTGGCGATGGAAGCGATCGAGCAGACGCGCTTCGTTCCGGAGAAGGGGCGGAACCGGATCGGCAGCATGGTGGAAGGCCGGCCCGATTGGGTGTTGAGCCGCCAGCGCGCCTGGGGCGTGCCGATCACCCTGTTCGTGAACCGGAAAACCGGGGAATATCTGGTAGATAAGGCCCTCAACGCGCGCATCGTGGAGAGCGTGCGTGCACAGGGCGTGGATGCGTGGAGCGACGAGGCTGCAACGCTTCTGCAAGAGTATGGGCATGACCCGGACGCGTATGAGCGGGTGACCGACATTCTCGACGTGTGGTTCGACAGCGGATCGACCCATGCCTTCGTGCTCGAAAGCGGGCGCTGGCCGGCGCTGCAATGGCCGGCCGACCTCTACCTGGAAGGCAGCGACCAGCATCGCGGCTGGTTCCAGTCCAGCCTGCTGGAAAGCTGCGGCACGCGCGGGCGGGCGCCCTACAAGGCGGTGCTGACCCATGGCTTCACCATGGATGCCCGGGGCGAGAAAATGTCCAAGAGCAAGGGCAACACGGTGAACCCGCTGGAGGTGATGCGCGATTACGGCGCCGACATCATCCGCCTGTGGGCGCTGAGCGTCGATTATACCGAGGACCACCGCATCGGGCCGGAAATCCTGAAGGGCGTGGCCGACCAGTATCGCAAGCTGCGCAACAGCTTCCGCTATATGCTCGGCGCGCTGGACGGCTTTACCGACAGCGAGCGAGTGGCCCCGGCCGACATGCCGGAGCTGGAACGCTACATGCTGGCGTTGCTGGGCGGGCTGGATGCCGAACTGCGCCGCGCGGTCGATGATTTCGACTTCAACGCCTACACCCGCCGGCTGGTGGACTTCTGCAACGAGGATCTGTCCGCCTTCTTCTTCGATATCCGCAAGGATCGGCTCTATTGCGACGCTCCGGGCGATCCCGCGCGGCGCGCCTATCGCACGGTGCTGGACACGCTGTTCCACGCGCTGGTGCGCTATGCCGCGCCGGCGCTGGTGTTCACGGCGGAAGAGGTGTGGGGCACACGCTATCCCGATGGCGGCAGCGTGCATCTGCTGGAATGGCCCGAAGTGCCGGCCGCCGAGGCCGACCTCGCCCGCTGGGATCGCCTGCGCGCGCTGCGCGAAGAGGTGATGGAAGCGATCGAGCCGCTGCGGCGCGAGAAGCTGGTCCGCTCCGGGCTGGAGGCGGAGATCACCGTGCCGGCCGAGGCCGTGCCCGAGGGCGTGACCGACGAGGAGCTGGCCGGGCTGTTCATTTCCGGCACCGTCTCCCGCGAGGAAGGCACCGCGATCCGCGTTTCGCGCAGCGACGACAACAAATGCGGCCGCTGCTGGCGGCTGCTGCCCGAAGTGACCGAGGACGGCGCCCTGTGCCATCGCTGCACCGCCGTGGTCGCCGAACTGGACAGCGCGGCATGA
- the lspA gene encoding signal peptidase II produces MSPAWRNRLIGLLLAAVVTAVDKWVKLQVLGPWQVRERGSIELLPYFNLTFTRNFGVSLGMFEATSMEMRWMLVAVTGLIALVVFVWLLRERRAWDIMPLALVLGGAIGNIHDRYRYGFVVDYADFHIGSFRPFLVFNVADAAITVGVVIILARALFIREKPEGEQQADRSAEIT; encoded by the coding sequence ATGAGCCCCGCCTGGCGCAACCGCCTGATCGGCCTGCTGCTGGCCGCCGTGGTGACGGCGGTGGACAAATGGGTGAAGCTGCAGGTGCTCGGCCCCTGGCAGGTGCGCGAACGCGGCTCGATCGAGCTGCTGCCCTACTTCAACCTCACCTTCACGCGCAATTTCGGCGTCTCGCTCGGCATGTTCGAGGCGACATCCATGGAAATGCGCTGGATGCTGGTGGCGGTGACCGGGCTGATCGCGCTGGTGGTGTTCGTCTGGCTGCTGCGCGAGCGGCGGGCATGGGACATCATGCCCCTCGCGCTCGTGCTGGGCGGCGCCATCGGCAATATCCACGACCGCTACCGCTATGGCTTCGTGGTCGATTACGCCGATTTCCACATCGGCAGCTTCCGCCCCTTCCTGGTGTTCAACGTGGCCGATGCCGCGATCACCGTGGGCGTCGTTATTATCCTTGCCCGCGCCTTGTTCATCCGCGAGAAACCGGAAGGCGAACAACAGGCGGACAGATCCGCGGAGATTACCTGA
- a CDS encoding DUF3035 domain-containing protein, whose amino-acid sequence MRKATTILLLAGSSALLGACGSGGIMSRERPDEFAVQRQAPLVVPPDFRLEPPAPGAPRPTEGTAAEQALDALFGDQAPKFSQAEAAALQRAGEADSGIRSSVGDAGTFTVDKGSTTQAIVAAPEGDGQDARAVIPG is encoded by the coding sequence ATGCGCAAAGCGACCACGATCCTTCTTCTCGCCGGTTCCTCGGCCCTGCTCGGCGCCTGCGGGTCCGGCGGCATCATGAGCCGCGAGCGGCCGGACGAGTTCGCCGTGCAGCGCCAGGCTCCGCTGGTGGTGCCGCCCGATTTCCGGCTGGAGCCGCCCGCCCCCGGCGCGCCGCGCCCCACCGAAGGCACCGCTGCGGAACAGGCGCTGGATGCGCTGTTCGGCGATCAGGCGCCCAAGTTCAGCCAGGCCGAAGCCGCCGCCCTGCAGCGCGCGGGCGAGGCGGACAGCGGCATCCGCTCCTCCGTGGGCGATGCCGGCACCTTCACCGTGGACAAGGGCAGCACCACCCAGGCCATCGTGGCCGCGCCCGAGGGTGACGGGCAGGACGCGCGCGCCGTCATCCCCGGCTGA
- a CDS encoding SET domain-containing protein, which produces MMIVPTYVGPSAIEGIGIFAVSPIERGAAIWSLDERYDLLLTPADLETMGPLQRDFVERYGYPHMTRPGLTVVEFDNGRFMNHADLPNTDFTDPRTGWAIRDIAAGEEITCNYAEFDPGFVMQPGRVFAAQAAAMAGISAGI; this is translated from the coding sequence ATGATGATCGTTCCTACCTATGTCGGCCCCAGTGCGATCGAGGGCATCGGCATCTTCGCGGTTTCCCCGATCGAACGGGGCGCCGCCATCTGGTCACTCGATGAACGCTACGATCTGCTGCTGACGCCGGCCGATCTGGAAACCATGGGCCCGCTGCAGCGCGATTTCGTGGAACGCTATGGCTATCCGCATATGACGCGGCCGGGCCTTACCGTGGTGGAATTCGACAATGGCCGGTTCATGAACCATGCCGATCTGCCCAACACGGATTTCACCGATCCGCGCACCGGCTGGGCCATCCGCGATATCGCCGCGGGGGAAGAAATCACCTGCAATTATGCGGAATTCGATCCCGGCTTCGTGATGCAGCCGGGCCGCGTGTTCGCGGCGCAGGCTGCGGCCATGGCGGGGATCTCCGCCGGGATTTGA